In Odontesthes bonariensis isolate fOdoBon6 chromosome 22, fOdoBon6.hap1, whole genome shotgun sequence, one genomic interval encodes:
- the LOC142372733 gene encoding hydroxycarboxylic acid receptor 2-like: MNLTHSDVCCAFESPTLDRVLPPILILEFMFGLMGNILALWMFVFHMDTWKPNSVYLTHLAVADSIVLFCLPFRADYYRRGKNWIYGDAPCRILLFLLAANRAAGIFFLTAVAVDRYFKIVHPRNRINSLGLGYALWVSLGLWGLIFLATGYLLADEHFFYNSNRTQCESFNICMGFNPLSTWHNTFYVIQFFLPTAIVAFCTIRITCQLNNRTLDKQGKIKRAVQFVLAVALIFIICFFPSTVSRIAVWILKTRYNECRYFEEANLAFYTSVCLTYFNSVLNPVVYYFSSPAFTGAFNKVWNKLLRRNEDKDQIASSENEIPTVDGRL; this comes from the coding sequence ATGAATCTCACACACTCGGATGTTTGCTGTGCCTTCGAATCGCCCACCCTGGACCGGGTTTTGCCTCCAATACTCATCCTGGAGTTCATGTTTGGGCTGATGGGGAACATCTTGGCTCTGTGGATGTTTGTCTTTCACATGGACACGTGGAAGCCCAACTCTGTGTACCTGACTCACCTGGCTGTTGCGGACTCCATCGTCCTGTTCTGCTTGCCTTTCCGAGCCGACTATTACAGGCGCGGGAAAAACTGGATCTACGGCGACGCCCCGTGCCGCATCCTCCTCTTTCTGCTCGCGGCCAACCGTGCGGCGGGGATCTTCTTCCTCACGGCCGTGGCCGTCGACCGCTACTTCAAAATCGTCCACCCTAGGAACCGGATCAACAGCCTGGGCCTGGGCTACGCTTTGTGGGTGTCCCTCGGCCTCTGGGGCCTGATTTTCCTGGCGACCGGGTACCTTCTCGCGGATGAGCACTTCTTCTACAACAGCAACCGCACACAGTGTGAGAGCTTTAACATCTGCATGGGCTTCAATCCCCTCTCCACCTGGCACAACACCTTCTATGTCATCCAGTTTTTCCTTCCCACTGCCATCGTCGCCTTTTGCACCATCAGAATTACCTGTCAGCTGAACAACAGGACTTTGGACAAACAGGGGAAAATCAAACGGGCCGTTCagttcgtcctggccgtggctCTGATCTTCATCATCTGCTTTTTCCCCAGCACCGTGTCCCGCATCGCCGTGTGGATCCTAAAGACAAGGTACAACGAATGCAGATATTTTGAGGAGGCCAACCTGGCCTTCTACACATCGGTGTGCTTAACCTACTTCAACAGCGTCCTCAACCCCGTCGTGTATTATTTTTCCAGCCCGGCCTTCACCGGCGCCTTCAATAAGGTGTGGAACAAACTGTTGAGGAGAAACGAGGACAAAGATCAGATAGCGTCGTCCGAGAATGAAATTCCCACTGTTGATGGTAGGCTATAA